The following coding sequences lie in one Streptomyces venezuelae genomic window:
- a CDS encoding phytase, translated as MTTAFVAATTTASATATAAEQLPGITPRAETPVLHDDDAGGNADADDPAIWRNTADPARSLVIATAKEGGLRAYDLDARPVQSVAAPPAEGPDDAPGRFNNVDLVHGLKLSSGVADLAVTSDRGHDTLRFYRIDRDRSGGPLTDVTDPAAPPVFSADQAEVNEQRTAYGLATWQDKASGRSYALVSQRERTGVALLELLPAGGGKVTYRKVRTLDLPSSFRLPDGTSWSPCAEPGELPQVEGMVVDPDNGTLYAGQEDVGIWRMRADLTGKPELVDKVREYGVPGVYDEETEECEAGADPGYGGKRITADVEGLTLVHEKDGDGYLLASSQGDNTFAAYDRELSDRNEYEGGFRVTPAGGALDGSEECDGAAALNEPLGSKYPHGLLVVQDGHEAPGDGDRPATNFKFVDLGKVMKTLDD; from the coding sequence ATGACCACCGCCTTCGTGGCGGCCACCACCACCGCATCCGCCACCGCGACGGCCGCCGAGCAGCTGCCCGGCATAACCCCGCGAGCCGAGACCCCCGTCCTGCACGACGACGACGCGGGCGGCAACGCCGACGCCGACGACCCGGCGATCTGGCGCAACACCGCCGACCCGGCGCGCAGCCTCGTGATCGCCACCGCCAAGGAAGGGGGTCTCAGGGCCTACGACTTGGACGCCCGGCCCGTCCAGTCCGTCGCCGCCCCGCCCGCCGAAGGGCCCGACGACGCGCCGGGCCGCTTCAACAACGTCGACCTCGTCCACGGCCTCAAACTGTCCTCCGGGGTCGCCGACCTCGCCGTCACCAGCGACCGGGGTCACGACACGCTGCGCTTCTACCGCATCGACCGCGACCGCTCCGGCGGCCCCCTGACCGACGTCACCGACCCCGCCGCGCCGCCCGTCTTCTCCGCCGACCAGGCCGAGGTCAACGAGCAGCGGACCGCGTACGGCCTCGCGACCTGGCAGGACAAGGCGAGCGGCCGCTCGTACGCCCTGGTCAGCCAGCGTGAGCGCACCGGCGTCGCGCTCCTCGAACTGCTCCCGGCGGGCGGCGGCAAGGTCACGTACCGCAAGGTCCGCACGCTGGACCTGCCGTCCTCGTTCCGGCTGCCGGACGGCACGTCGTGGAGCCCGTGCGCGGAGCCCGGCGAACTCCCGCAGGTGGAGGGCATGGTCGTCGATCCGGACAACGGCACGCTGTACGCCGGGCAGGAGGACGTCGGCATCTGGCGCATGCGCGCCGACCTCACCGGCAAGCCCGAACTCGTCGACAAGGTGCGCGAGTACGGCGTTCCGGGCGTCTACGACGAGGAGACGGAGGAGTGCGAGGCGGGCGCCGATCCCGGGTACGGCGGCAAGCGGATCACCGCCGACGTCGAGGGGCTCACGCTCGTCCATGAGAAGGACGGGGACGGGTACCTTCTCGCCTCCAGCCAGGGCGACAACACCTTCGCCGCGTACGACCGCGAACTGAGCGACCGGAATGAGTACGAGGGTGGCTTCAGGGTCACCCCGGCGGGCGGCGCGCTCGACGGGTCCGAGGAGTGCGACGGTGCCGCCGCGCTCAACGAGCCGCTCGGCTCGAAGTACCCGCACGGCCTCCTCGTCGTCCAGGACGGCCACGAGGCGCCCGGCGACGGCGACCGCCCCGCCACGAACTTCAAGTTCGTCGACCTCGGCAAGGTCATGAAGACGCTGGACGACTGA
- a CDS encoding GbsR/MarR family transcriptional regulator, translating to MGGGRLSAEDRRAIEAGLAEELSYAAIARRLGRATSSVSREVARNGGPDAYRAEHADRADAWRRRNRPPSRRPAAPEPEPEVDHDPHPAAVQAYVDKFASLLIAVGLPRTAARVLACLVTAPTGAETSAELTRRLKVSPASVSKAVGYLEGLDVLSREHEPGRRRDRYVIDEEVWLRAWLTSAHKNAACAATAREGADLFGPDTPTGARLNAMHAFFAGIHRSMTGPPTSATVEDALTVLAALFHAARPLTTGELAAALGWPTARVISAVQAAGHDPGLRLTPEQRAALAGPARPSASGGESVFRRRFSRPASS from the coding sequence ATGGGCGGCGGAAGACTGTCGGCGGAGGACCGGAGAGCCATCGAGGCGGGGCTGGCCGAGGAGTTGTCGTACGCCGCCATCGCGCGGCGGCTTGGCCGGGCGACCTCGTCCGTGAGCAGGGAGGTCGCCCGCAACGGCGGCCCCGACGCCTACCGCGCGGAGCACGCCGACCGCGCCGACGCGTGGCGCAGGCGCAACCGGCCCCCGTCCCGACGGCCCGCGGCGCCCGAGCCCGAGCCCGAGGTGGATCACGATCCCCACCCCGCCGCCGTCCAGGCGTACGTGGACAAGTTCGCCTCTCTGCTGATCGCCGTCGGGCTGCCCCGCACCGCCGCGAGGGTACTGGCGTGCCTGGTGACGGCCCCGACCGGCGCCGAGACCTCCGCGGAGCTCACACGCCGCCTGAAGGTGAGTCCGGCCTCGGTGTCCAAGGCGGTCGGGTATCTGGAAGGGCTCGACGTCCTCTCCCGCGAGCACGAGCCCGGCCGGCGCCGCGACCGCTACGTCATCGACGAGGAGGTCTGGCTGCGCGCCTGGCTGACCAGTGCGCACAAGAACGCGGCATGCGCGGCGACCGCCCGGGAGGGTGCGGACCTGTTCGGGCCCGACACCCCCACGGGGGCGCGGCTCAACGCGATGCACGCGTTCTTCGCCGGGATCCACCGGAGCATGACGGGACCGCCGACCTCCGCGACCGTCGAGGACGCGCTGACGGTACTGGCCGCGCTCTTCCACGCGGCCCGCCCCCTCACCACGGGTGAGCTCGCCGCCGCCCTCGGCTGGCCGACGGCACGGGTCATCAGCGCCGTGCAGGCGGCCGGGCACGACCCGGGACTCAGGCTCACGCCCGAGCAGCGGGCCGCGCTCGCAGGCCCCGCACGGCCGTCCGCATCCGGCGGGGAATCCGTCTTCCGGCGCCGGTTCAGTCGTCCAGCGTCTTCATGA
- a CDS encoding serine hydrolase domain-containing protein, producing the protein MEDATPVAPGRGGHEAAQRVLDRAVREGGVPGIVAQVRDRGGNWCGTAGVADTRTRRSRGHEDRFRIGSITKTFAAAVLLQLVGERKLTPRDTVDQWLPGVLRGNGHDGTTTTVRQLLDHTSGIYSYTHDQAALSTQETYTPADLVGIALSHPADFAAGTGWTYSNTNYIVLGMIIERVTGRTLAEEIADRVVRPLGLKGTSLPPTADASLPQPHARHYTKLFSPDPDAPVHDVTDLEASPYWAAGGMISTVDDLTRFFSALLGGRLLRPEQQRELLTMVPTRDWLPRTTYGAGISRLLLPSGTAVWGMGGALFGSWSYVYGTRDGTHMLAVNINADWATGHWEDPIGIFNDLLETEFSYGCALGFAST; encoded by the coding sequence ATGGAAGACGCCACTCCCGTGGCGCCCGGCCGAGGCGGCCACGAAGCCGCGCAGCGCGTCCTCGACCGGGCCGTGCGGGAAGGGGGAGTGCCGGGCATCGTCGCCCAAGTCCGTGACCGGGGCGGGAACTGGTGCGGCACGGCGGGGGTCGCCGACACGCGGACGCGGCGGTCGCGGGGGCACGAGGACAGGTTCCGGATCGGCAGCATCACGAAGACGTTCGCCGCCGCGGTGCTGCTGCAACTCGTGGGCGAGCGCAAGCTGACGCCGCGGGACACCGTGGACCAGTGGCTGCCAGGCGTGCTCCGGGGGAACGGGCACGACGGCACCACGACCACCGTCCGGCAACTCCTCGACCACACCAGCGGGATCTACAGCTACACGCACGACCAGGCGGCGCTGAGCACGCAGGAGACCTACACGCCCGCGGACCTCGTCGGGATCGCCCTGTCGCACCCGGCGGACTTCGCTGCGGGCACGGGCTGGACGTACTCCAACACCAACTACATCGTCCTCGGCATGATCATCGAGCGGGTGACGGGGCGGACGCTCGCGGAGGAGATCGCGGACCGCGTCGTGCGCCCGCTCGGCCTGAAGGGAACGTCCCTGCCGCCGACGGCGGACGCATCGCTCCCGCAGCCGCACGCACGCCACTACACCAAGCTGTTCTCGCCCGACCCGGACGCGCCGGTCCACGACGTCACGGACCTGGAGGCGAGCCCGTACTGGGCGGCGGGCGGCATGATCTCCACCGTCGACGACCTGACCAGGTTCTTCTCGGCCCTCCTCGGCGGACGGCTGCTCCGCCCCGAGCAGCAACGGGAACTCCTCACGATGGTGCCGACCAGGGACTGGCTCCCCCGCACCACGTACGGTGCCGGAATCTCCCGCCTGCTCCTGCCCTCCGGCACGGCGGTCTGGGGAATGGGCGGAGCCCTCTTCGGCTCCTGGTCGTACGTCTACGGCACCCGCGACGGCACGCACATGCTCGCGGTGAACATCAACGCCGACTGGGCGACGGGCCACTGGGAGGACCCGATCGGCATCTTCAACGACCTCCTGGAGACGGAGTTCAGCTACGGCTGCGCGTTAGGCTTCGCGTCGACCTGA
- a CDS encoding helix-turn-helix domain-containing protein → MTDDQAVLENVGPRLRGFRKALGLTLATLAERTGLTPSTLSRLERGQIRPTLEQLLPLARAYAVPLDELVAAPATGDPRVHLRPFRKDGLTFVPLGVKTGGMRAYKVIYPPASQLPPPRFHVHPGREWFYVLHGTVQLVLTDTRTELTAGEAAEFDTATPHWIGNARDDVPAETIALYGQQGERVHVASQPPVPG, encoded by the coding sequence GTGACCGATGATCAGGCCGTACTGGAGAACGTCGGGCCGCGGCTGCGGGGCTTCCGCAAGGCGCTCGGCCTCACCCTCGCGACGCTCGCCGAGCGCACGGGCCTCACGCCGAGCACCCTCTCGCGGCTCGAACGCGGTCAGATCCGCCCCACCCTGGAACAGCTCCTCCCGCTCGCCCGCGCCTACGCCGTGCCGCTCGACGAACTCGTCGCCGCGCCGGCCACCGGCGACCCGCGGGTCCACCTGCGTCCCTTCCGCAAGGACGGGCTGACGTTCGTGCCGCTCGGCGTGAAGACGGGCGGCATGCGCGCGTACAAGGTGATCTACCCTCCGGCCTCGCAGCTCCCGCCGCCGCGCTTCCATGTGCACCCCGGCCGGGAGTGGTTCTACGTGCTTCACGGGACGGTTCAGCTCGTCCTGACCGACACCCGGACGGAGCTGACGGCGGGTGAGGCGGCGGAGTTCGACACGGCGACGCCGCACTGGATCGGCAACGCGCGGGACGACGTCCCGGCGGAGACGATCGCCCTCTACGGGCAGCAGGGCGAACGCGTGCACGTGGCGTCCCAGCCACCCGTTCCAGGGTGA
- a CDS encoding helix-turn-helix transcriptional regulator, translating into MPSTSHTDQIVSLRGERELVRRAGELITGAREEFLCAAADLVTFSPGVNAAFAGGRRPPLVPGGLTMRKLYTPRALADARSEARLVRIAESGAQVRISAAPLAHEAIVIDRRAAILAGAPVQGVRTFTVIRTPVAVEGVRTLLHAAWETAVDLDEYRRTRPPALSEEARRVLRALSAGHTDEVTARELGMSLRTYRRRVADLMTALGATSRFQAGLRARELDWGTKGGGCCDR; encoded by the coding sequence ATGCCGAGCACATCCCACACAGATCAGATCGTGTCGCTGCGGGGCGAGCGGGAACTGGTGCGCCGGGCCGGTGAGCTCATCACCGGGGCCCGCGAGGAGTTCCTGTGCGCGGCGGCGGACCTGGTGACCTTCTCGCCGGGCGTGAACGCCGCGTTCGCCGGGGGCCGGCGCCCGCCGCTCGTGCCGGGCGGCCTGACGATGCGCAAGCTGTACACGCCGCGCGCACTGGCGGACGCGCGGTCGGAGGCGCGGCTCGTCCGGATCGCCGAATCCGGCGCGCAGGTGCGCATTTCGGCGGCGCCGCTCGCCCACGAGGCGATCGTCATCGACCGGCGCGCGGCGATCCTGGCCGGGGCGCCGGTCCAGGGGGTGCGTACGTTCACGGTGATCCGGACGCCGGTCGCGGTCGAAGGCGTCAGGACGCTGCTGCACGCGGCGTGGGAGACGGCCGTCGACCTCGACGAGTACCGCCGGACGCGCCCGCCCGCGCTGAGCGAGGAAGCGCGCCGGGTCCTGCGGGCACTGAGCGCCGGGCACACCGACGAGGTGACGGCGCGCGAGCTGGGCATGTCGCTGCGCACGTACCGCAGGCGCGTGGCCGACCTCATGACGGCGCTCGGTGCGACGTCCCGTTTCCAGGCGGGGCTGCGGGCCCGCGAGTTGGACTGGGGGACGAAGGGAGGCGGCTGCTGTGACCGATGA
- a CDS encoding aldo/keto reductase: protein MATTENTSSTHCSDTAPATAAGSHLIGGDRLVHRMGFGAMRLPSAGWDGPAHDPERGIAVLRRAVELGVNHIDTAAFYFYEDIAANDLIRKALHPYPDDLVIATKVGPGRLPDGSWMDPADPTELRAAVHRNLRELGRDHLDLVYLRFLRTDGPGEDRFATLAALRDEGLIRHLGVSNATPGQLAEAQEIAPVAAVQNRFSPLTRDHAELVDLCAARDIAYVPYFPFGGAGAPDLAALRRVADRHGATPAQVTLAWLLAVSPSMLAIPGTSSPDHLTENVAAAALRLDAEDLAELDALRDTGM from the coding sequence ATGGCGACCACGGAGAACACGAGCAGCACCCATTGTTCGGATACGGCCCCCGCCACTGCGGCCGGCTCCCACCTCATCGGCGGCGACCGTCTCGTCCACCGCATGGGCTTCGGCGCCATGCGGCTGCCCTCCGCCGGCTGGGACGGCCCCGCGCACGACCCCGAGCGCGGCATCGCCGTGCTGCGCCGCGCCGTCGAGCTCGGCGTGAACCACATCGACACGGCCGCCTTCTACTTCTACGAGGACATCGCGGCCAACGACCTCATCCGCAAGGCACTCCACCCGTACCCCGACGACCTGGTCATCGCCACCAAGGTCGGCCCTGGCCGCCTCCCGGACGGCAGCTGGATGGACCCCGCCGACCCGACCGAACTGCGCGCGGCCGTCCACCGCAACCTGCGCGAGCTGGGCCGGGACCACCTCGACCTCGTCTACCTCCGCTTCCTGCGGACCGACGGGCCCGGCGAGGACCGCTTCGCCACGCTGGCGGCCCTGCGCGACGAAGGCCTCATCCGCCACCTCGGCGTCAGCAACGCGACGCCCGGACAGCTCGCGGAGGCGCAGGAGATCGCACCCGTCGCCGCCGTGCAGAACAGGTTCAGCCCGCTGACGCGCGACCATGCCGAACTGGTCGACCTGTGCGCCGCGCGGGACATCGCGTACGTCCCGTACTTCCCCTTCGGGGGCGCCGGAGCACCCGACCTCGCGGCGCTCCGACGCGTGGCCGACCGGCATGGCGCCACCCCCGCCCAGGTCACCCTGGCGTGGCTGCTCGCCGTCTCCCCGTCGATGCTCGCGATCCCCGGCACCTCGTCGCCGGACCACCTGACGGAGAACGTGGCGGCGGCCGCACTCCGGCTCGACGCCGAAGACCTCGCGGAACTGGACGCGCTCCGGGACACTGGCATGTAG
- a CDS encoding DUF6185 family protein: MRSRRTLFACVLTLCGFVLCALLGPGRAAAAGDPADWCDTAGLDKAKASASVRLAHGGRVHTKVTAGLTVHVPSSWEHAKSLLMSEDTDAYREAMGCLARPYESQHRWWGEWRPDGSPAVRPEKGGFGVTFDTFSWIDEATGWFRLGPWKVELGAARWRLLFEPAPGLGRVDWTEILVDPGAPGALSAVPAPTTREGATALVWRPKGEKAPPAVAVRLAPGWPRSFAARDDRLLFANVSIAGGVTWTFVACGILLYGAGKVRRRSGATGAERRAARTVSDWAWVSAGLVIAVNGDEVLYRVARAVADDEDWYDREQRLGLPGTLGAAVLLLAFGRPRRPVLWAGAVLAAPVLAVSGVPHRFGLPTSLELPADAPDRAVYALFTAQGSLAALSLLGFAAAVWRVARDCGLVRPSREAPHGPRDLQVRYAVPVIVLCTAAIGACYAMAAEREWRRISWLSDRRDGAYDAQHLEKLREDLTWFSVNFQNWWFWYHWLITGLVILAALRAAAARDTESPVAEPADRWLFLLFFPVMVGLALGSFGNNALLEPLWLVLNMAALHLVTVVAGSRTVLDRTLEVSGERLGATVTAARRGDVLGRARRYREIHAMMRRLEAGQSDDDILQRRLLEREVRGLHTWTGKGGTADRLPSQVSVVDVALAMGPRDTWWGNGCRGALIACLFGLPATAVVVWSGWIRGDNWRAGIHYVLGLPDLVCGLVVWQACWVGAGFVLGALWRRLPGRRGPVKALAVAVAFALPAGIDALGNLLMDQGYGDTGLHVLTMLFVLTLTGIALDLDIFRGERRFWQSRFGLLLSVYQMRYLSLQLAYLVAQAVAMVTLWQFFSDTGGGPPPKEFEGGGGAGGGGGSGHG, from the coding sequence TTGAGGTCACGTAGGACGCTGTTCGCGTGCGTGCTCACGCTGTGCGGGTTCGTGCTGTGCGCACTGCTGGGGCCAGGGCGGGCGGCGGCCGCCGGGGATCCGGCCGACTGGTGCGACACCGCGGGGCTCGACAAGGCGAAGGCCAGTGCCTCCGTACGGCTCGCGCACGGCGGACGCGTCCACACCAAGGTGACCGCCGGACTGACCGTGCACGTGCCGTCGTCCTGGGAGCACGCGAAGTCGCTCCTGATGAGCGAGGACACCGACGCGTACCGCGAGGCCATGGGCTGCCTGGCCCGCCCCTACGAATCCCAGCACCGCTGGTGGGGCGAGTGGCGTCCGGACGGAAGCCCCGCCGTGCGGCCGGAGAAGGGCGGCTTCGGCGTCACCTTCGACACCTTCTCCTGGATCGACGAGGCCACGGGGTGGTTCCGCCTCGGCCCCTGGAAGGTGGAACTGGGCGCGGCACGCTGGCGGTTGCTCTTCGAACCGGCGCCCGGACTCGGCCGCGTCGACTGGACGGAGATCCTCGTCGACCCCGGCGCCCCGGGAGCCCTGTCCGCCGTACCCGCGCCCACGACGCGTGAGGGCGCCACCGCGTTGGTGTGGCGGCCCAAGGGCGAGAAGGCCCCACCGGCCGTCGCGGTACGGCTCGCACCGGGGTGGCCGCGGTCCTTCGCGGCGCGGGACGACCGGCTGCTGTTCGCCAACGTGAGCATCGCGGGCGGTGTGACCTGGACGTTCGTGGCCTGCGGGATCCTGCTGTACGGGGCGGGGAAGGTACGCCGCCGCAGCGGGGCCACCGGGGCGGAACGGCGGGCCGCGCGGACGGTGAGCGACTGGGCCTGGGTCTCGGCCGGTCTCGTGATCGCCGTCAACGGCGACGAAGTGCTCTACCGCGTCGCGCGTGCCGTGGCGGACGACGAGGACTGGTACGACCGCGAGCAGCGCCTCGGTCTGCCCGGCACCCTCGGCGCGGCCGTGCTCCTGCTCGCCTTCGGGCGCCCGCGACGGCCCGTCCTGTGGGCGGGAGCGGTCCTGGCCGCACCCGTGCTCGCCGTGTCCGGCGTGCCGCACCGGTTCGGGCTGCCCACGTCGTTGGAGCTGCCCGCCGACGCGCCGGACCGGGCCGTGTACGCGCTGTTCACCGCCCAGGGCTCGCTGGCCGCCCTCAGCCTCCTCGGCTTCGCCGCCGCCGTCTGGCGCGTGGCCCGCGACTGCGGTCTCGTCCGCCCGAGCCGCGAGGCCCCGCACGGCCCGCGCGACCTCCAGGTCCGGTACGCCGTCCCGGTGATCGTCCTCTGCACGGCGGCCATCGGAGCCTGCTACGCCATGGCGGCCGAACGGGAGTGGCGGCGCATCTCGTGGCTCAGCGACCGGAGGGACGGCGCGTACGACGCCCAGCACCTGGAGAAGCTCCGGGAGGATCTCACCTGGTTCAGCGTGAACTTCCAGAACTGGTGGTTCTGGTACCACTGGCTGATCACGGGTCTCGTCATCCTGGCCGCGCTGCGGGCCGCCGCCGCGCGGGACACCGAGTCGCCGGTCGCGGAACCGGCGGACCGGTGGCTGTTCCTGCTGTTCTTCCCCGTCATGGTCGGCCTGGCCCTCGGCTCCTTCGGCAACAACGCCCTCCTCGAACCCCTCTGGCTCGTCCTGAACATGGCGGCACTGCACCTGGTCACGGTCGTGGCCGGGAGCCGGACCGTCCTCGACCGCACCCTGGAAGTGTCCGGCGAACGGCTCGGCGCCACCGTCACCGCCGCCCGGCGCGGCGACGTCCTCGGCCGCGCCCGCCGCTACCGCGAGATCCACGCGATGATGCGCCGCCTGGAGGCGGGCCAGTCGGACGACGACATCCTCCAGCGCCGCCTGCTGGAACGGGAGGTGCGCGGACTCCACACCTGGACCGGCAAGGGCGGCACCGCGGACCGGCTGCCCTCGCAGGTCTCGGTCGTCGACGTGGCGCTCGCGATGGGACCGCGCGACACCTGGTGGGGCAACGGCTGCCGGGGCGCCCTCATCGCCTGCCTCTTCGGCCTCCCGGCGACCGCGGTGGTGGTCTGGTCCGGATGGATCCGCGGTGACAACTGGCGCGCCGGCATCCACTACGTCCTGGGGCTGCCCGACCTGGTCTGCGGACTCGTGGTCTGGCAGGCGTGCTGGGTGGGCGCGGGCTTCGTGCTGGGCGCGCTCTGGCGGCGGCTGCCGGGGCGGCGCGGGCCCGTGAAGGCGCTGGCGGTGGCCGTGGCCTTCGCCCTGCCCGCCGGGATCGACGCGCTGGGGAACCTGCTCATGGACCAGGGGTACGGGGACACCGGCCTGCACGTGCTGACCATGCTCTTCGTCCTCACCCTCACCGGCATCGCCCTGGACCTCGACATCTTCCGGGGCGAACGCCGGTTCTGGCAGAGCCGGTTCGGGCTGCTCCTCTCGGTCTACCAGATGCGGTACCTCTCACTGCAGCTCGCCTACCTCGTCGCGCAGGCCGTGGCCATGGTCACGCTCTGGCAGTTCTTCTCCGACACCGGTGGGGGGCCGCCGCCCAAGGAGTTCGAGGGCGGCGGCGGTGCCGGAGGTGGCGGCGGCAGCGGTCACGGCTGA
- a CDS encoding endonuclease I family protein produces the protein MPVPRVRRWKPLALTAAAVLAGITVPATATATPSPTTAPAPAAVGAYDDTYYKDALGKTGPELKSALHTIVSKQTKLSYSQVWDALKTTDEDPANSSNVILLYSGTSRSKSSSGGDQGDWNREHVWAKSHGDFGTATGPGTDVHHLRPEDVTVNSIRGNKDFDNGGGAVAGAPGNLTDGDSFEPRDAVKGDVARMILYMAVRYDGEGGFPDLEPNDQVDNGSAPAIGRLSVLKKWSDEDPPDAFEKNRNQVIFDKFQHNRNPFIDHPEWVEEVW, from the coding sequence ATGCCCGTCCCGCGCGTACGCCGCTGGAAACCCCTCGCCCTGACCGCCGCCGCGGTACTCGCCGGCATCACCGTGCCGGCCACCGCCACGGCCACCCCCTCCCCCACGACCGCCCCGGCCCCCGCGGCCGTCGGCGCCTACGACGACACGTACTACAAGGACGCGCTCGGCAAGACAGGCCCCGAGTTGAAGTCCGCGCTGCACACGATCGTCAGCAAGCAGACGAAGCTCTCGTACAGCCAGGTCTGGGACGCCCTCAAGACCACGGACGAGGACCCGGCCAACAGCTCGAACGTGATCCTGCTCTACTCCGGCACCTCGCGGAGCAAGAGCAGCAGCGGCGGCGACCAGGGCGACTGGAACCGCGAGCACGTCTGGGCGAAGTCCCACGGCGACTTCGGCACGGCGACCGGTCCCGGCACCGACGTCCACCACCTGCGTCCCGAGGACGTCACGGTCAACAGCATCCGCGGCAACAAGGACTTCGACAACGGCGGCGGCGCGGTCGCGGGAGCCCCCGGCAACCTCACCGACGGTGACTCCTTCGAGCCCCGCGACGCGGTCAAGGGCGATGTGGCCCGCATGATCCTCTACATGGCGGTCCGCTACGACGGCGAGGGCGGCTTCCCCGACCTGGAGCCCAACGACCAGGTGGACAACGGCAGCGCGCCCGCCATCGGCCGCCTCTCCGTCCTGAAGAAGTGGAGCGACGAGGACCCGCCGGACGCGTTCGAGAAGAACCGCAACCAGGTCATCTTCGACAAGTTCCAGCACAACAGGAACCCGTTCATCGACCACCCGGAGTGGGTGGAGGAGGTCTGGTGA
- a CDS encoding acyl-CoA thioesterase, with protein sequence MTEPYSVSVAVRGYETDTQGHLNQAVYLQYAEHARWSLLRAAGIAQTDLLDKGVGPVVLETTVRYRSELLAGDETSVSCAFVWGERKTFGVEQTITKADGTVAATISSVGGLLDLKERRLVADPREYFRALATDATVMGL encoded by the coding sequence GTGACAGAGCCGTACTCCGTGAGCGTCGCCGTCCGTGGATACGAGACGGACACGCAGGGGCACCTGAACCAGGCCGTCTACCTCCAGTACGCCGAGCACGCCCGCTGGTCGCTGCTGCGCGCGGCCGGCATCGCGCAGACGGACCTGCTGGACAAGGGCGTCGGCCCGGTGGTCCTTGAGACGACGGTCCGCTACCGGAGCGAACTCCTCGCGGGCGACGAGACGTCGGTGAGCTGCGCGTTCGTGTGGGGCGAGCGCAAGACGTTCGGCGTCGAGCAGACGATCACGAAGGCGGACGGGACGGTCGCCGCGACGATCTCCTCCGTCGGGGGCCTGCTCGACCTCAAGGAGCGGCGGCTTGTGGCGGATCCGCGCGAGTACTTCAGGGCGCTGGCGACGGACGCGACGGTGATGGGGCTCTAG
- a CDS encoding TIGR03619 family F420-dependent LLM class oxidoreductase, whose translation MRYGVNLLNFGSGTTPDSLLRQATDARDLGFEFAMISDHIAVTPDVHEVYPAPFYDQFVLAAYLAGRVPGLRLGTTITVVPYRHPLQTARMAANIDRLNDAGFILGAGVGWSAAEYEVLGVPFRERGAITDEYLTAIRAAWREDPTSFHGTYVSYDGVRTAPAPASSPLPVWVGGNSPAAQRRAARLGEGWHPFMPSRALLDEALPRIAAEAEAAGRPAPDLAPRLQIRVGERQDTPERPLGHGSVDQIRGDLETLAGLGATDVLLDTYPGSPGERADADEDRRVLELLMSVAQGTIGSS comes from the coding sequence ATGCGATACGGCGTCAACCTCCTCAACTTCGGCTCCGGCACGACCCCCGACTCCCTGCTGCGGCAGGCGACCGACGCGCGCGACCTCGGGTTCGAGTTCGCGATGATCTCCGATCACATAGCGGTGACACCTGACGTCCACGAGGTCTATCCCGCGCCGTTCTACGACCAGTTCGTGCTCGCCGCGTACCTCGCGGGCCGGGTGCCGGGGCTGCGGCTCGGGACGACCATCACCGTCGTCCCGTACCGTCACCCCCTGCAGACCGCCCGCATGGCCGCCAACATCGACCGGCTGAACGACGCCGGGTTCATCCTCGGCGCCGGAGTCGGCTGGTCCGCCGCCGAGTACGAGGTGCTCGGCGTCCCCTTCCGCGAGCGCGGCGCGATCACCGACGAGTACCTGACGGCGATCCGCGCCGCGTGGCGCGAGGACCCGACGTCCTTCCACGGCACGTACGTCTCGTACGACGGTGTGCGCACCGCACCGGCCCCCGCGAGCAGCCCGCTGCCGGTCTGGGTCGGCGGCAACTCCCCCGCGGCCCAGCGCCGCGCGGCCCGCCTCGGCGAGGGCTGGCACCCGTTCATGCCGAGCCGCGCCCTCCTCGACGAGGCGCTTCCCCGCATCGCCGCGGAGGCCGAGGCCGCGGGCCGTCCCGCGCCGGACCTGGCGCCGCGCCTGCAGATCCGCGTCGGCGAGCGGCAGGACACGCCGGAGCGTCCGCTGGGCCACGGCAGCGTCGACCAGATCCGCGGCGACCTGGAGACGCTGGCCGGTCTCGGTGCGACGGACGTCCTCCTGGACACGTATCCCGGCAGCCCCGGGGAGCGGGCGGACGCGGACGAGGACCGTCGCGTCCTCGAACTCCTGATGTCAGTGGCGCAGGGCACCATCGGTAGCAGTTGA